In Helicoverpa zea isolate HzStark_Cry1AcR chromosome 3, ilHelZeax1.1, whole genome shotgun sequence, the following proteins share a genomic window:
- the LOC124645880 gene encoding monocarboxylate transporter 12 — MSHGVVQKSEKNGNGAQAQDSSRDSTDSPPPPPDGGWGWMVVFASFMIHIVTDGMTYSFGVFYAEFLTYFDEGKGKTAWIVSILVGVTLSSGPISSSLVNRWGCRAVTVGGALLASVCVVLSAFANNVLTLIFTIGVGTGFGFGLIYLPAIVSVTVWFERYRSLATGIAVCGSGLGTFLFAPITSALIENYGWRGAMAIIGALILNCVPLGLIFKPVPEPPRTPASEPMLPKYNNKSPLKRSQSTEHVLRVNGKVDDNDIARLTLSQPALNKPHEQKPPHSRHGSGIMQRPDVLYQGSMTSLARFRSTSPERTFPTSVTKEEPEVKCGWLPCSTEFKAALGEMLDLSLLVDPIFILFAISNFLTSIGFYIPYVYTVPMSESLGIENPPYLISIIGGSNLVGRIILGYISDKPWVNRLLAYNLCLTIAGFGTAMAMACWEFWGLALYATTFGFTIGAYVGLTSVVLVDLLGIEKLTNAFGLLLLFQGIASLIGPPFAGWLYDTLHSYAPGFYVAGGTISLSGLILFLIPVIERRQKRQWEATALEQI, encoded by the exons ATGTCTCACGGCGTGGTGCAGAAAAGCGAGAAGAACGGCAACGGTGCGCAGGCGCAGGATTCGTCGCGCGACAGCACGGACAGCCCGCCGCCGCCCCCCGATGGGGGATGGGGGTGGATGGTCGTCTTCGCTTCGTTCATGATCCATATTGTCA CCGATGGCATGACCTATTCGTTCGGCGTGTTCTATGCAGAGTTCCTGACCTACTTCGATGAGGGCAAAGGCAAGACTGCGTGGATCGTGTCTATCCTCGTAGGGGTCACACTTAGTTCGG GTCCTATATCAAGTTCGTTGGTGAACCGCTGGGGATGTCGCGCGGTGACGGTGGGCGGAGCACTGCTCGCGTCTGTGTGCGTGGTGCTGTCGGCCTTCGCGAACAACGTGCTCACGCTCATCTTCACCATCGGCGTCGGCACCGGCTTCGGCTTCGGCCTCATCTACCTCCCCGCCATCGTCAGCGTTACAGTATGGTTCGAACGCTACAGAAGTCTTGCCACTG GAATCGCAGTTTGCGGATCAGGACTTGGGACATTCTTATTTGCTCCAATCACATCAGCTTTAATAGAAAACTATGGCTGGCGCGGTGCTATGGCTATCATCGGTGCCTTAATACTGAACTGTGTGCCATTAGGTCTTATATTTAAACCCGTTCCCGAGCCCCCACGAACACCCGCATCAGAACCCATGTtacctaaatataataataagtctCCACTAAAAAGATCTCAAAGTACAGAACACGTCCTCAGAGTTAATGGTAAGGTGGACGACAATGATATCGCAAGACTGACGCTGTCACAGCCCGCTTTAAACAAACCACATGAACAGAAGCCACCGCACTCGCGCCACGGAAGCGGCATCATGCAAAGGCCAGACGTCTTGTATCAAGGCAGTATGACGAGTCTTGCCAGATTTAGGTCTACGTCTCCTGAGAGAACATTCCCTACATCTGTCACGAAAGAAGAGCCTGAAGTGAAATGTGGCTGGTTGCCTTGCTCAACAGAATTTAAAGCAGCCCTCGGAGAAATGCTTGACCTGTCACTTCTAGTGGAccctattttcattttattcgcTATATCAAACTTTTTGACTAGTATCGGTTTTTACATACCGTACGTTTACACAGTACCTATGAGTGAATCGCTTGGAATTGAGAATCCACCATACCTGATATCTATAATCGGAGGATCCAATTTAGTTGGGAGAATAATTCTTGGTTACATAAGTGATAAGCCTTGGGTTAACCGCTTGCTGGCTTATAATCTGTGCCTTACTATCGCAGGATTTG GCACGGCAATGGCGATGGCCTGCTGGGAATTTTGGGGTCTAGCTTTATACGCTACTACATTTGGTTTTACCATCGGCGCCTATGTAGGGCTTACTTCAGTCGTACTCGTTGATCTTCTGGGGATCGAAAAGCTCACCAACGCTTTTGGTCTCCTTCTGCTATTTCAAGGAATTGCTTCTCTTATAGGACCGCCATTTGCAG GTTGGTTGTACGACACGCTCCACTCGTACGCGCCAGGCTTTTACGTAGCTGGCGGCACGATATCGCTGAGCGGGCTGATTCTGTTCCTGATCCCGGTGATCGAGCGGCGACAGAAGCGGCAGTGGGAGGCGACGGCGCTGGAGCAGATCTAG
- the LOC124645882 gene encoding trypsin-like, which yields MFKRKFGIRLVIICAFIYSNIMICETAHRLKNKDFGPKIVGGHAVGLEEYPFAVQFFNLGSLCGGVILNTWAVLTSAHCLDNNKNIKKMTVQVGSKYIYDFNAKKYDLSSYEVHEDYNKVIPFENDIAMLFVKKPIKFNKLAKKGILVNHNKWMNPKETEFIVTGWGWLKYDGALSEMSLMMASLTYVTVSRCSELHKIELSKDMFCLYGEGDRDTCRGDSGGGVLWNGRIVGLTSHGDGCAKKLKPSVYTNLWYHRKWIKEQMLRFIDNFCRQGEN from the exons ATGTTCAAAAGAAAATTTGGAATAAGACTCGTAATAATATGTGCGTTTATTTATTCGAATATAATGATATGTGAAACGGCACATAGGCTTAAAAATAAGGATTTTGGACCCAAAATAGTTGGTGGGCATGCAGTGGGGTTGGAAGAATATCCGTTTGCAGTACAGTTCTTTAATTTGGGTTCGTTGTGTGGTGGTGTCATTTTGAACACTTGGGCCGTGTTGACGTCGGCTCACTGTTtagataataacaaaaatattaagaaaatgaCGGTTCAAGTCG gttcaaaatatatttacgaTTTTAACGCAAAGAAATACGATCTAAGTTCGTATGAAGTACATGAAGACTACAATAAAGTGATTCCATTTGAAAACGATATAGCAATGCTTTTCGTTAAGAAGCCGATCAAGTTCAATAAATTGGCAAAGAAAGGGATTCTCGTCAATCACAACAAATGGATGAATCCTAAAGAGACGGAATTCATTGTAACTGGTTGGGGTTGGCTGAAG TACGACGGAGCCCTGTCAGAGATGAGCCTAATGATGGCATCACTGACATACGTGACAGTCAGCAGGTGCAGCGAGCTCCATAAGATAGAGCTCTCTAAAGATATGTTCTGTCTGTACGGGGAAGGCGACAGGGATACATGTAGGGGAGACTCCGGCGGCGGGGTGCTTTGGAATGG GAGAATTGTCGGTTTGACATCACATGGGGATGGATGCGCCAAGAAACTCAAGCCAAGTGTGTACACAAACCTGTGGTATCATAGAAAATGGATTAAAGAACAAATGCTACGTTTCATTGACAATTTCTGCAGACAGGgagaaaattga